A region from the Sulfitobacter sp. D7 genome encodes:
- a CDS encoding MHYT domain-containing protein gives MFRVAHSIHHDHDLGLVLLAALLCIFGSWVVSRLYQHVLEQPRAQAMIWCYLTAMTAGVTIWCTHFIAILAYQLDAPATFHFSLTFLSLIIAIVGSILGVVIAGLLKSRRATVLGGAIFGLAISAMHYTGMIAYRVQGTIQWDIGYLAASVIIAVTLATLALGAAGRGGKGSVLWMTGLLALAIILLHFTGMAAFQVTPLAAQPLYDNPVEYRLIALIIAGTAAIIALAALFSYVVENRTRNESVEELRQARDAAESASRAKSEFMSVLSHELRTPLTIVIGYASFLSELKRHNLAKLEPEEKPASEHFTKMGDQAELYGQRIKFAGGQLLTIINDILDYTNMELNDLALDKTPFDTRMLLEEVVEQHHGAAHDKTARLHIDTPPLTVTADRRRSLQLLGYIVGNALKFSKARDIHLRARPHAGGFVFEVEDNGVGIAAQDFDRIFEAFTQIEDADDRAEGGTGLGLAICKKLALAHGGDITVKSTLGQGTIFTVFIPGATQMAEPATLAQAS, from the coding sequence ATGTTCCGGGTCGCCCACAGTATTCATCATGATCACGACCTCGGGCTCGTGCTGCTGGCGGCGCTGCTTTGTATCTTTGGCAGCTGGGTGGTGTCGCGGCTTTATCAGCATGTGCTTGAGCAGCCGCGCGCACAGGCAATGATCTGGTGCTATCTGACCGCGATGACCGCCGGGGTCACGATCTGGTGCACCCATTTCATCGCGATCCTCGCCTATCAGCTCGACGCGCCAGCAACCTTCCATTTTTCCCTGACTTTCCTGTCCCTGATCATCGCCATCGTTGGATCGATCTTGGGTGTCGTCATCGCGGGTCTGTTAAAATCGCGCCGCGCCACGGTTTTGGGGGGGGCGATCTTCGGCTTGGCAATCTCGGCCATGCATTACACCGGCATGATCGCCTACCGTGTGCAGGGCACCATCCAATGGGACATTGGCTATCTGGCCGCCTCTGTGATCATCGCGGTGACCCTCGCCACCCTTGCGCTCGGGGCCGCCGGCCGTGGGGGAAAGGGCAGCGTGCTGTGGATGACCGGGCTTTTGGCCTTGGCCATTATCCTATTGCATTTCACCGGAATGGCCGCCTTTCAGGTGACGCCGCTCGCCGCGCAGCCTCTCTATGACAATCCTGTCGAATACCGGCTCATCGCGCTGATCATCGCCGGAACCGCCGCCATCATCGCGCTGGCCGCGCTTTTCAGCTATGTGGTCGAAAACCGGACACGCAACGAAAGCGTCGAGGAACTGCGTCAGGCCCGCGATGCCGCCGAAAGCGCCAGCCGCGCGAAATCGGAATTCATGAGCGTGCTCAGCCACGAATTGCGCACCCCGCTGACCATCGTCATCGGCTACGCTAGCTTCCTGTCGGAACTCAAGCGTCACAACCTTGCCAAGCTCGAACCGGAGGAGAAACCGGCATCAGAGCATTTCACCAAGATGGGCGATCAGGCGGAACTCTACGGTCAGCGCATCAAATTTGCGGGCGGGCAATTGCTGACCATTATCAACGACATCCTCGATTACACGAATATGGAATTGAACGACCTCGCGCTGGACAAAACCCCCTTTGATACGCGCATGTTATTGGAGGAAGTGGTCGAGCAGCACCATGGGGCGGCGCATGACAAGACGGCCAGGCTGCATATCGACACCCCCCCGCTCACCGTTACCGCCGACCGCCGCCGCAGCCTGCAGCTGCTCGGCTATATCGTCGGCAATGCGCTGAAATTCTCCAAGGCGCGCGACATTCACCTACGCGCCCGCCCGCATGCAGGCGGGTTCGTTTTTGAGGTCGAAGACAACGGCGTCGGCATCGCCGCGCAGGACTTCGACCGCATCTTCGAAGCCTTCACCCAGATTGAAGACGCCGACGACCGCGCCGAAGGCGGCACAGGTCTGGGGTTGGCGATCTGCAAGAAACTGGCGCTCGCGCACGGCGGCGACATCACGGTCAAAAGCACCCTTGGCCAGGGCACGATCTTTACCGTCTTCATCCCCGGCGCCACGCAGATGGCGGAACCTGCGACGCTGGCCCAAGCAAGCTAA
- a CDS encoding PAS domain-containing protein, producing the protein MFRHNHDGVTGGGAPKARRCGGLFPTFCHAALTGAEGARILSNVNVDMAEIEVDFAPDGHVRHANEAACGVTYGLGDCLNGQHIYDLFGPRLCDGAEIGKLWTQVLRGQCPQGRFQMHPGEDTARIVDGQFSAACGPDGRVQTIRFRGVEAAANDVGPVRALGKGASRRAMGS; encoded by the coding sequence ATGTTTAGGCACAATCACGATGGCGTCACAGGCGGGGGGGCGCCCAAGGCGCGGCGCTGCGGGGGGCTTTTCCCCACTTTCTGTCACGCGGCGCTGACGGGGGCCGAAGGTGCGCGCATCCTTTCCAACGTCAACGTCGATATGGCTGAGATCGAAGTGGACTTCGCGCCGGACGGGCACGTCCGCCACGCGAATGAGGCGGCCTGCGGCGTCACCTACGGGCTGGGGGATTGTCTGAACGGGCAGCATATCTACGATCTTTTTGGCCCAAGGCTTTGCGATGGGGCTGAGATCGGCAAACTTTGGACGCAGGTCCTGCGGGGGCAGTGTCCGCAGGGGCGTTTTCAGATGCACCCGGGAGAGGACACAGCCCGGATCGTCGACGGACAGTTCAGCGCGGCGTGCGGCCCTGATGGGCGGGTTCAAACCATCCGGTTTCGGGGCGTGGAAGCCGCGGCGAACGATGTGGGACCGGTGCGCGCGTTGGGGAAGGGGGCTTCGCGGCGCGCCATGGGCAGCTAG
- the metG gene encoding methionine--tRNA ligase — MTRHLITSAIPYINGIKHLGNLVGSQLPADLYARYQRGRGQDVLFLCATDEHGTPAELAAAKAGKPVEEYCAEMYETQARIAEGFGLSFDHFGRSSSPQNRKLTQHFAGALADQGLIEEVSQRQIYSPTDGRFLPDRYVEGTCPNCGFEDARGDQCDNCTKQLDPEDLINPRSTISGATDLEMRETKHLFLRQSKLKDELDDWINSKTDWPVLTTSIAKKWLHDGDGLQDRGITRDLSWGVPVKRGDQDWPGMEGKVFYVWFDAPIEYIACAQEWVDTGKGSDWESWWRTDKGADDVRYTQFMGKDNVPFHTLSFPATIKGSGEPWKLVDYIKSFNYLNYDGGQFSTSRGRGVFMDQALEILPADYWRWWLLSHAPETSDAEFTWENFQASVNKDLADVLGNFVSRITKFCRSKFGEAVPEAGEYGEAEHALIEDITARVARYEALMEAMEVRKSAAELRGIWAAGNEYLQAQAPWTTFKTDPDKAAAQVRLALNLIPLYAVLSAPFIPAASASMLEAMKVEDMPWPDNVPAALGKLAPGHGFDVPEVLFAKISDEDRESWAERFAGKRD, encoded by the coding sequence ATGACACGCCACCTCATCACCTCCGCCATCCCCTATATTAACGGGATCAAACATCTGGGTAACCTTGTAGGCAGCCAACTGCCTGCGGACCTTTACGCGCGCTACCAGCGTGGCCGGGGGCAGGATGTTCTGTTCCTCTGCGCCACCGACGAACACGGCACCCCTGCCGAACTCGCCGCCGCCAAAGCGGGCAAACCGGTCGAGGAATACTGCGCCGAGATGTATGAAACACAGGCCCGCATCGCCGAAGGCTTTGGCCTGTCGTTCGACCACTTTGGCCGTTCTTCAAGCCCGCAAAACCGCAAGCTGACCCAGCATTTCGCGGGCGCGCTGGCGGATCAGGGGCTGATCGAAGAAGTTTCGCAGCGCCAGATTTACTCCCCCACTGATGGCCGCTTCCTGCCGGATCGCTATGTCGAAGGCACCTGCCCCAACTGCGGGTTCGAGGACGCGCGCGGCGATCAATGCGACAACTGCACCAAGCAGCTCGACCCCGAAGACCTGATCAATCCGCGCTCCACCATCTCGGGCGCGACCGATCTGGAAATGCGCGAGACCAAGCATCTGTTCCTGCGGCAGAGCAAGCTGAAGGACGAGCTGGACGACTGGATCAATTCCAAGACCGATTGGCCCGTGCTGACCACCTCCATCGCCAAGAAATGGCTTCATGACGGCGATGGTCTGCAAGACCGTGGCATCACCCGCGACCTTAGCTGGGGCGTTCCGGTGAAGCGCGGCGATCAGGATTGGCCGGGCATGGAGGGCAAGGTCTTTTACGTCTGGTTCGACGCGCCGATCGAATATATCGCCTGCGCGCAGGAATGGGTCGATACGGGCAAAGGCTCTGACTGGGAAAGCTGGTGGCGCACCGACAAGGGCGCAGACGACGTGCGCTATACCCAGTTCATGGGCAAGGACAACGTGCCCTTCCACACGCTCAGCTTTCCGGCCACGATCAAGGGCTCGGGCGAGCCGTGGAAGCTGGTGGATTACATCAAATCCTTCAACTACTTGAATTACGACGGCGGCCAGTTCTCCACCTCGCGCGGGCGCGGGGTCTTTATGGATCAGGCGTTGGAGATCCTGCCCGCGGATTATTGGCGCTGGTGGCTGCTCAGCCACGCACCCGAGACTTCGGATGCCGAATTCACATGGGAAAACTTCCAAGCGTCGGTGAACAAAGATTTGGCAGACGTGCTGGGCAACTTCGTCAGCCGCATCACCAAATTCTGCCGCTCCAAATTCGGCGAAGCCGTGCCGGAGGCTGGGGAATACGGTGAGGCGGAGCACGCCTTGATCGAAGACATCACCGCCCGCGTCGCGCGTTACGAGGCGCTGATGGAGGCGATGGAAGTCCGTAAATCCGCCGCCGAACTGCGCGGCATCTGGGCGGCTGGCAACGAATACCTGCAGGCCCAAGCGCCCTGGACCACCTTCAAGACCGACCCCGACAAAGCGGCGGCACAGGTGCGGCTGGCGCTGAACCTGATCCCGCTCTATGCGGTGCTATCGGCCCCATTCATCCCTGCGGCTTCGGCCTCGATGCTCGAGGCGATGAAGGTCGAAGACATGCCTTGGCCCGATAATGTGCCAGCGGCCTTGGGCAAACTAGCCCCCGGTCATGGCTTTGACGTGCCCGAGGTGCTTTTTGCCAAGATCAGCGATGAGGACCGCGAAAGCTGGGCCGAACGCTTCGCCGGCAAGCGGGATTGA
- a CDS encoding MFS transporter: MRLLISFAALFFSVILLQLSTGGVGPIDVLSGVQLGFSRQEIGMLGSAHFLGFFIGCWWAPRLMGSVGHSRAFAAFTAAGSIGLMAHMMVVDPYAWGLMRVASGMCVAGCYTVIEAWMQAKVTNETRGRTMGVYRVVDMSGSLAAQLIVGVLAPASYVSYNLLAIGCCAALLPLTLTKVRPPETPNQPRLRPRLAFDRSPLAAAGVVVAAVSSASFRMVGPIYGQEVGLSAPQIAWFLAAFVLGGALAQYPMGILADKYDRRWVLIWLSFAAMGGCAVTMMGAGYGTAGIMLSAGFFGATTFPIYSVSAAHAHDFASSDERVELSAALMFFFAVGAIGAPYLASVLIDGFGASALFAMIAAAHGVLVVFGLARMRARPTRAERTPYVYAPRTTFLIGRLLGRTRDRD, encoded by the coding sequence ATGCGCCTGCTCATTTCCTTCGCCGCCCTGTTTTTCTCGGTCATCCTTTTGCAACTCTCCACCGGGGGTGTGGGGCCAATTGATGTGCTTTCTGGCGTGCAGCTTGGGTTTAGCCGTCAGGAAATCGGTATGCTCGGCTCGGCGCATTTTTTAGGGTTTTTCATCGGCTGCTGGTGGGCCCCGCGGCTGATGGGCAGCGTCGGCCACAGCCGCGCCTTTGCCGCCTTCACCGCCGCCGGGTCAATCGGGTTGATGGCGCATATGATGGTGGTGGATCCTTACGCATGGGGCCTGATGCGGGTGGCGTCGGGCATGTGCGTCGCCGGGTGCTATACGGTGATCGAGGCGTGGATGCAGGCCAAGGTCACCAATGAGACGCGCGGGCGCACCATGGGGGTTTACCGGGTGGTCGACATGAGCGGTTCGCTCGCCGCGCAGTTGATCGTCGGCGTGCTCGCCCCGGCGTCATATGTCTCGTATAATCTGCTCGCCATCGGCTGCTGTGCCGCACTTTTGCCCCTGACGCTGACCAAAGTCCGCCCGCCAGAGACGCCAAACCAACCACGGCTGCGCCCGCGCCTCGCCTTTGACCGTTCGCCTTTGGCGGCGGCGGGTGTCGTGGTGGCGGCGGTCTCAAGCGCGTCGTTCCGGATGGTCGGGCCGATCTACGGGCAAGAAGTGGGTCTTAGCGCCCCACAGATCGCTTGGTTCCTTGCCGCTTTCGTGCTCGGCGGGGCGCTGGCGCAATATCCGATGGGGATTCTCGCCGACAAATACGACCGCCGCTGGGTGTTGATCTGGCTGTCGTTCGCGGCGATGGGTGGCTGCGCTGTCACGATGATGGGCGCGGGCTATGGCACGGCGGGGATCATGCTTTCGGCAGGGTTCTTTGGGGCCACGACATTCCCGATCTATTCCGTCTCTGCCGCCCATGCCCATGATTTCGCAAGCTCTGACGAGCGTGTCGAACTGTCTGCCGCCTTGATGTTCTTTTTCGCCGTGGGCGCCATCGGCGCGCCCTACCTTGCCTCTGTGCTGATCGACGGTTTCGGTGCATCGGCGTTGTTCGCGATGATCGCGGCGGCCCATGGGGTGCTGGTGGTCTTTGGCCTTGCCCGGATGCGCGCCCGGCCCACGCGCGCAGAGCGTACGCCCTATGTCTATGCCCCCCGGACCACCTTTCTTATCGGCCGCTTGCTGGGCCGCACCCGAGACCGCGACTAG
- a CDS encoding aldo/keto reductase produces MKMNKLGSSDIEVSHFCLGSMTWGTQNTAEEGHAQIDRALDAGINFIDTAEMYPVNPISAETIGRTEEIIGQWFARDNRRDDVVLASKHSGEGMQHARNGAPISSDTIPGAIEGSLKRLQTDYIDLYQFHWPNRGSYMFRKNWTFDPSGQNRAETIAHMEDALGALQREVERGTIRAFGLSNESAWGLTQWAAVAERTGGPRPISVQNEYSLMCRLADTDVSETCVNEQIDMLSFSPLAAGLLTGKYQGGKVPAGSRLSLNEDLGGRVTPRAFEAVAAYLDVAQKHGLDPVQMALAWCATRPFMGSVIFGATSLEQLDVALGGSDLTLSDEVMADLDAAHKSHPMPY; encoded by the coding sequence ATGAAGATGAACAAGCTCGGCTCAAGCGATATCGAGGTCTCGCATTTCTGTCTGGGCTCCATGACATGGGGCACCCAGAACACCGCCGAAGAGGGCCACGCGCAAATCGACCGCGCGCTCGACGCCGGGATCAACTTCATCGACACGGCCGAGATGTACCCCGTGAACCCGATTAGCGCCGAGACGATTGGCCGGACGGAAGAGATCATCGGCCAGTGGTTTGCCCGCGACAACCGCCGCGATGATGTGGTCTTGGCCAGCAAACATTCCGGCGAGGGGATGCAACATGCCCGCAACGGTGCGCCGATTTCATCCGACACGATCCCCGGTGCCATCGAAGGGTCGCTGAAGCGGTTGCAGACGGATTATATCGACCTGTACCAATTTCACTGGCCCAACCGCGGCAGCTATATGTTCCGCAAGAATTGGACCTTTGACCCGTCCGGTCAGAACCGGGCCGAGACAATTGCCCATATGGAAGACGCCCTCGGCGCGCTGCAGCGCGAGGTTGAGCGTGGCACGATCCGCGCCTTTGGTCTGAGCAACGAAAGCGCATGGGGGCTGACCCAATGGGCCGCCGTGGCCGAGCGCACGGGCGGGCCGCGCCCGATCTCGGTGCAGAACGAATATTCGCTGATGTGCCGTTTGGCCGATACCGATGTGTCGGAAACATGTGTGAACGAACAGATCGACATGCTGTCTTTCTCACCCCTCGCCGCAGGGCTGCTGACCGGGAAATATCAGGGTGGCAAAGTGCCCGCCGGATCGCGCCTCTCTCTGAACGAAGACCTGGGCGGTCGCGTCACACCCCGCGCCTTTGAGGCCGTTGCCGCCTACCTTGATGTGGCGCAGAAACATGGGCTCGACCCGGTGCAGATGGCGCTGGCGTGGTGCGCGACGCGGCCCTTTATGGGCTCGGTGATCTTTGGCGCGACCAGCCTTGAGCAGCTTGATGTGGCGCTCGGCGGGTCCGACCTGACCCTGAGCGATGAGGTGATGGCCGACCTTGATGCGGCGCATAAATCCCATCCGATGCCCTATTGA
- a CDS encoding lipocalin family protein: MGRFASSGARRVVVLVLLGALAACNRSAPPPAQTGFRNAEALIGATSRYDAARFGGDWQVRAAFPNDANLRAVTFAPQGPTLIEHRQSCDAAGICTDRRDLWALSEEGPGRYTMRAAMGGAERAFWVLWVDEGFRTAVIGSPEGGYGWILDRQATGGEDRITAAQEILDFNGYDLSALQMRR; this comes from the coding sequence ATGGGCCGTTTCGCATCTTCTGGGGCGCGCCGTGTCGTTGTGCTGGTGTTGCTCGGCGCACTGGCCGCCTGCAACCGCAGCGCACCGCCGCCCGCGCAGACCGGCTTTCGCAATGCCGAGGCGCTGATCGGGGCCACCAGCCGCTATGACGCGGCGCGGTTTGGCGGTGATTGGCAGGTCCGGGCGGCCTTTCCCAATGATGCCAATCTGCGCGCGGTGACCTTCGCGCCGCAGGGGCCAACGCTGATCGAGCACCGCCAATCCTGTGATGCTGCTGGAATCTGCACCGACCGCCGTGATCTCTGGGCGCTGAGCGAAGAGGGGCCGGGGCGCTATACCATGCGCGCCGCCATGGGTGGGGCCGAGCGTGCGTTCTGGGTGCTTTGGGTCGATGAGGGGTTCCGCACCGCCGTCATCGGCAGCCCCGAGGGGGGGTACGGCTGGATCCTTGACCGTCAGGCGACAGGCGGCGAAGACCGGATCACCGCGGCGCAAGAGATTTTAGATTTCAACGGCTACGACCTCAGTGCGCTGCAAATGAGGCGCTGA
- a CDS encoding DMT family transporter, translating into MDSIFAPDLWILVTLAAATFQTGRFMLQKHLATDTLSAGGATFSRFLYSAPFIALLLPLYLGLSGQALPALGPGFWLYGAMGGTAQIMATVCVVLLFKQRNFAVGITFKKTEVIQTVLMGWIVLGEGVSGAGFAAIALGVVGLLVLSGGAEAKGLRLADLRNRAAGLGIASGFLFAISAVCYRGASLAVVSDDPLLRAGVTLAAVVLMQTLIMAVWLRLREPGQMRRVWAARRVAVWIGLTSMGGSLCWFIAFTLQNAAYVKALGQVELMLSIAASTLFFRERISRREWAGMAVLALSILALVLAT; encoded by the coding sequence ATGGACAGTATTTTCGCGCCCGATCTGTGGATCCTCGTCACCCTTGCCGCCGCCACGTTTCAAACCGGGCGCTTCATGCTGCAAAAGCATCTGGCGACCGATACGCTCTCGGCGGGCGGGGCGACGTTTTCGCGGTTTCTCTACTCTGCGCCCTTCATCGCGCTGCTGCTGCCGCTCTATCTGGGCCTTAGCGGGCAGGCGCTGCCGGCGCTTGGTCCGGGGTTCTGGCTGTACGGTGCGATGGGCGGCACGGCGCAGATCATGGCGACGGTTTGCGTGGTGCTGCTGTTCAAGCAACGCAACTTTGCCGTCGGCATCACCTTTAAGAAGACCGAAGTGATCCAGACCGTGCTGATGGGCTGGATCGTGCTGGGCGAAGGTGTCTCGGGCGCGGGGTTTGCTGCCATTGCGCTTGGCGTGGTGGGCCTGCTGGTTCTGTCCGGCGGGGCCGAGGCCAAGGGGCTGCGGTTGGCCGATCTGCGCAACCGCGCGGCGGGGCTGGGGATTGCTTCGGGTTTTTTGTTCGCCATTTCGGCGGTCTGCTATCGCGGCGCGTCGCTGGCCGTGGTCTCTGACGATCCGCTGCTGCGCGCGGGCGTGACGCTGGCGGCGGTGGTGCTGATGCAGACGCTGATCATGGCTGTCTGGCTGCGGCTGCGCGAACCGGGACAGATGCGTCGGGTCTGGGCCGCGCGCCGCGTGGCAGTGTGGATCGGGCTGACGTCAATGGGCGGATCGCTGTGCTGGTTCATCGCCTTCACCCTGCAAAACGCGGCCTATGTGAAGGCTTTGGGGCAGGTGGAGTTGATGCTGAGCATCGCCGCCTCAACTCTGTTTTTCCGCGAAAGGATCTCGCGCCGGGAATGGGCGGGGATGGCCGTGCTGGCGCTGTCGATCCTGGCGCTGGTGCTGGCGACTTAG
- a CDS encoding NUDIX hydrolase, whose protein sequence is MTIDKTKIRNAATVIVLRDRHVTPHILMGQRGAKAAFMPNKFVFPGGAVDATDAQVPLAAPVNALCHGRLCDDAEPSLAHAIAVAAIRELWEETGLVLGRKGAWEGDVPADWQTFAATGHLPDASALQFVFRALTPPGRPRRFDARFFLVDAEDIASDPDDFDAACDELSHLQWVPLSRARSFDMPFITEVVLAEVAARARDTNPPASVPFFKNNDEESLFLRLHGRPMTG, encoded by the coding sequence ATGACCATCGACAAGACCAAAATCCGCAACGCCGCCACAGTAATCGTGCTGCGCGACCGCCATGTGACGCCGCATATCCTGATGGGGCAGCGCGGGGCCAAAGCGGCATTCATGCCCAATAAATTCGTTTTTCCCGGTGGTGCAGTCGATGCGACCGATGCGCAGGTGCCGCTGGCCGCGCCGGTGAACGCGCTCTGTCACGGCAGGCTTTGCGATGACGCCGAACCGTCCTTGGCCCATGCCATCGCCGTCGCCGCCATTCGTGAGTTGTGGGAGGAGACCGGTCTGGTGCTGGGCCGCAAGGGCGCGTGGGAGGGCGACGTGCCCGCCGATTGGCAGACCTTTGCCGCTACGGGGCACTTGCCCGACGCCTCTGCCCTGCAATTCGTGTTTCGCGCGCTGACACCTCCGGGCCGTCCGCGCCGCTTTGATGCGCGGTTCTTTTTGGTCGACGCCGAAGACATCGCCAGCGATCCGGATGATTTCGATGCCGCCTGTGATGAGCTTTCGCATCTGCAATGGGTGCCGCTCAGCCGGGCGCGGTCGTTTGACATGCCCTTCATCACCGAGGTCGTGCTGGCCGAAGTCGCCGCCCGCGCGCGCGATACCAATCCGCCCGCCTCGGTCCCGTTTTTCAAAAACAACGACGAAGAGAGCCTGTTCCTGCGTCTCCATGGCCGCCCGATGACGGGCTAA
- a CDS encoding DUF983 domain-containing protein — translation MSQTQQLSPDTAEPHDSEERARLPAMLRGWRGKCPSCGGGQLLHGYLKVNDDCAVCRQEFHHHRADDGPAYLTILLVGHLLAPGLHIAFVVWRPEPLTLFTIFAVGCTALSLYLLPRLKGAMIGFQWAKRMGGFGGTT, via the coding sequence ATGTCACAGACACAGCAATTGTCCCCCGACACCGCAGAACCGCACGACAGCGAAGAACGGGCCCGCCTGCCCGCCATGCTGCGCGGCTGGCGCGGCAAATGCCCCTCTTGTGGGGGCGGTCAGTTGTTGCACGGCTATCTTAAGGTGAATGACGACTGCGCCGTCTGCCGCCAAGAGTTCCACCACCACCGCGCCGATGATGGCCCAGCCTATCTGACCATTCTTCTGGTCGGCCACCTGCTGGCCCCGGGTCTGCACATCGCTTTCGTCGTCTGGCGGCCCGAGCCTTTGACCCTGTTCACCATTTTTGCGGTTGGCTGCACGGCGCTGTCCCTCTACCTTCTGCCCAGACTGAAGGGGGCCATGATCGGCTTTCAATGGGCCAAAAGGATGGGCGGCTTCGGCGGCACCACCTAG
- a CDS encoding EF-hand domain-containing protein, whose amino-acid sequence MTIRTNMKIAALSGLLALGGAAAFAQQNGDQNPFQQLDADGNGEITQAEFQAHAEARFAKVDADGDGFVTAEEMKAAGEARHAERAAKMLERFDTDGNGSLDASELEAMGGKHGEMHGGKEGGKRGDKGGDKGARMIERMDTNDDGKLSMEEMTQRHDPAKMFERLDKDENGSISAEEFEAAKKMHGKRHGKGQKMDHDKPQRD is encoded by the coding sequence ATGACCATTCGTACCAATATGAAGATCGCAGCTCTCAGCGGTTTGCTGGCACTCGGTGGCGCAGCTGCATTTGCGCAGCAGAACGGCGATCAGAACCCATTCCAGCAGCTTGACGCTGACGGCAACGGTGAGATCACACAGGCAGAGTTTCAGGCCCACGCCGAGGCGCGTTTTGCTAAGGTTGATGCAGATGGCGACGGCTTCGTGACGGCTGAAGAAATGAAAGCTGCAGGCGAAGCGCGCCATGCTGAGCGTGCCGCCAAGATGCTGGAGCGGTTCGACACCGACGGCAACGGCAGCCTCGATGCGTCAGAGCTGGAAGCCATGGGGGGCAAACACGGCGAGATGCACGGCGGCAAAGAGGGCGGCAAGCGCGGTGACAAGGGCGGCGACAAGGGCGCGCGCATGATCGAGCGTATGGACACCAATGACGACGGCAAGCTGTCGATGGAAGAAATGACGCAGCGCCACGACCCCGCCAAGATGTTCGAGCGTCTGGACAAGGACGAAAACGGCAGCATCAGCGCCGAAGAGTTCGAAGCGGCGAAGAAAATGCATGGCAAGCGCCACGGCAAGGGCCAGAAGATGGACCATGACAAGCCGCAGCGCGACTAA
- a CDS encoding RNA polymerase sigma factor gives MDGMQDLSDEQHDADAELLQRYASGDAAAARLLTARLVPRIHGHALRVLGDRAEAEDVAQEAMLRLWRQAPKWRAGEAKVTTWLYRVVANLCTDRLRRRGAGAAGLDDVAEPVDPTPGAAQKMQQAARVDALQQALASLPDRQRQAVVLRHIDGMANPEIAEVLGIGVEAVESLTARGKRALAAQLSAQRDALGFENE, from the coding sequence ATGGACGGGATGCAGGATTTGTCCGACGAGCAGCACGATGCGGATGCCGAGTTGTTGCAGCGCTACGCCAGCGGCGATGCGGCGGCGGCGCGGCTGTTGACGGCCCGGCTGGTGCCGCGCATTCACGGCCATGCGCTGCGGGTGCTCGGCGACCGTGCCGAGGCAGAGGATGTGGCCCAAGAAGCGATGCTGCGGCTGTGGCGTCAGGCGCCAAAGTGGCGCGCAGGTGAGGCCAAGGTCACCACATGGCTTTATCGCGTCGTGGCCAACCTTTGCACTGACCGTCTGCGCCGTCGTGGCGCGGGGGCGGCAGGGCTTGATGACGTGGCCGAGCCGGTCGATCCGACGCCGGGTGCCGCACAGAAGATGCAGCAGGCCGCCCGTGTGGATGCGCTGCAACAGGCGCTGGCCAGCCTGCCCGACCGGCAGCGTCAGGCGGTGGTGCTGCGCCACATTGACGGTATGGCAAACCCCGAAATTGCCGAAGTCTTGGGCATTGGGGTCGAAGCGGTGGAGAGCCTGACCGCACGGGGCAAACGGGCGTTGGCCGCGCAGCTATCTGCGCAACGGGACGCATTGGGGTTTGAAAATGAATGA
- a CDS encoding periplasmic heavy metal sensor — MTQVPTPRRKRLMRLALGLSLALNVMILGALGGAMWRHGGPGPRGDGDLPGLRSYASPYVQALPPEARRDLHGKMRSSGTAHHLDRAARRALYDEMLAALRAEPFQADVAAAVLAAQGEAAASVQTVAHNAWLAEVSAMDAAARKAYADKLQERLQAGHARKRDKRESKAER; from the coding sequence ATGACACAGGTTCCCACACCACGGCGCAAGCGACTGATGCGCTTGGCGCTTGGTCTGTCGCTGGCGCTGAACGTGATGATCCTCGGCGCGCTTGGCGGGGCGATGTGGCGTCATGGCGGGCCGGGGCCGCGCGGCGATGGCGATCTGCCGGGGCTGCGCAGCTATGCTTCGCCCTATGTGCAAGCTTTGCCGCCCGAAGCGCGGCGCGATCTGCACGGCAAGATGCGCAGCAGCGGCACGGCGCATCACCTCGACCGGGCGGCACGGCGCGCGCTTTATGACGAGATGCTTGCCGCGCTGCGGGCAGAGCCGTTTCAGGCGGATGTGGCCGCGGCGGTGCTCGCCGCGCAAGGAGAGGCTGCGGCCAGTGTTCAAACCGTGGCCCATAACGCATGGCTGGCCGAGGTCAGCGCGATGGATGCCGCCGCCCGCAAAGCCTATGCCGACAAGCTGCAAGAGCGGTTGCAAGCCGGGCACGCCCGCAAAAGAGACAAGCGCGAGAGCAAGGCTGAGCGTTAA